Proteins encoded together in one Neobacillus sp. FSL H8-0543 window:
- a CDS encoding amino acid ABC transporter ATP-binding protein, with protein MIEVKNLKKSFGKNEVLKDINVTIKPQEVVVVIGPSGSGKSTFLRCINLLETITGGHVLIEGIDITDKKTDINKVRTEVGMVFQQFNLFPHKKVIENIMLAPMKVRNVSSEQARKSGLELLRKVGLEDKAEAYPESLSGGQKQRVAIARALAMEPKIMLFDEPTSALDPEMVGEVLEVMKQLAKEGMTMVVVTHEMGFAKEVGDRVLFMDGGLIVEENSPSELFDHPQEERTKAFLSKIL; from the coding sequence ATGATTGAAGTGAAAAATCTAAAGAAGTCGTTTGGTAAAAATGAGGTTCTTAAGGATATTAATGTTACGATTAAGCCACAAGAAGTTGTCGTTGTAATCGGTCCATCTGGATCTGGAAAATCAACGTTCCTCCGCTGTATTAATTTGTTAGAAACCATTACAGGTGGTCATGTGTTAATTGAAGGAATCGATATTACTGACAAAAAAACAGATATTAATAAAGTACGGACTGAGGTAGGGATGGTTTTTCAGCAATTTAATCTCTTTCCGCATAAAAAGGTGATAGAAAATATTATGCTTGCTCCTATGAAGGTGAGAAATGTCTCTAGCGAGCAGGCAAGGAAAAGTGGATTGGAACTTTTGCGAAAAGTAGGCTTGGAGGATAAAGCTGAAGCTTATCCTGAATCCTTATCCGGGGGTCAAAAGCAGCGTGTGGCCATTGCTAGGGCGTTAGCCATGGAACCGAAAATTATGTTGTTTGATGAACCAACCTCTGCCCTCGATCCCGAAATGGTTGGCGAGGTACTCGAAGTTATGAAACAACTAGCTAAGGAAGGGATGACAATGGTTGTGGTTACACATGAAATGGGATTTGCCAAGGAAGTGGGCGACCGTGTTCTTTTTATGGATGGCGGCTTGATTGTCGAAGAAAATAGCCCAAGTGAGTTATTTGATCATCCGCAGGAAGAGCGAACAAAAGCATTCCTGAGTAAAATCCTATAA
- a CDS encoding acyl-CoA dehydrogenase family protein: MKHPYLNEEHEIFRKSLRRFLEKEAYPFYDQWEEERIIPRSFWRKMGEQGFLCPDLEENYGGSGVDWGFSVVINEELERVGSGLVGLGLHSDIVIPYITAFGTEEQKERWLPRCASGELISAIAMTEPGTGSDLANIKTTARLEGDHYIVNGQKTFITNGIQSDLILVACKTDPQAVPKHKGVSLLMIERDSPGFSRGRKLNKVGLHCQDTAELIFEDCRVPKENLIGEEGKGFLYMMDKLQQERLLVAIAAQTAAETMLKVTIDYAKSREAFGKSISQFQNTQFKIAEMATDIEMGRAFLDQLIAEHVDGQNVVTKVSMAKYKLTETAKKIAGECMQLHGGYGYMEEYEIARRFRDIQVSSIYAGTNEIMKTIIAKNLGL, encoded by the coding sequence ATGAAACATCCATACTTAAATGAAGAGCATGAAATTTTTCGTAAATCACTCAGGAGGTTTTTGGAAAAAGAAGCATATCCCTTTTATGATCAATGGGAGGAAGAAAGAATAATTCCCCGATCTTTTTGGAGGAAAATGGGGGAGCAAGGATTCCTCTGCCCTGATTTGGAGGAAAATTATGGAGGTAGCGGAGTAGATTGGGGTTTCTCGGTCGTCATAAATGAAGAGCTTGAACGTGTTGGCTCTGGTTTAGTCGGGTTAGGACTTCACAGTGATATTGTTATTCCTTATATCACAGCGTTTGGGACCGAGGAACAGAAAGAACGCTGGCTACCTCGGTGTGCTAGCGGTGAATTAATCTCTGCTATTGCGATGACGGAACCGGGTACAGGATCGGATTTAGCAAATATCAAAACAACTGCCAGGCTTGAAGGTGACCACTATATTGTAAACGGCCAAAAGACATTTATTACAAATGGAATCCAGTCAGATTTGATACTTGTTGCCTGTAAAACAGACCCCCAGGCCGTGCCTAAGCATAAAGGTGTTAGTCTGCTAATGATTGAAAGAGATTCACCTGGTTTTTCACGGGGAAGAAAACTGAACAAGGTTGGGTTGCATTGCCAGGATACTGCCGAATTGATTTTTGAGGATTGCAGAGTTCCGAAAGAAAATCTGATTGGCGAGGAAGGCAAGGGCTTTTTGTATATGATGGATAAACTTCAGCAGGAACGCCTTCTTGTCGCAATAGCTGCGCAAACAGCTGCTGAAACGATGCTTAAAGTAACCATTGACTATGCAAAAAGCCGTGAAGCTTTTGGGAAATCAATTAGCCAATTCCAAAATACTCAGTTTAAAATAGCTGAAATGGCGACTGATATCGAAATGGGCAGAGCGTTTTTAGATCAGCTGATTGCTGAACATGTGGATGGTCAGAATGTTGTGACCAAGGTTTCCATGGCGAAATATAAATTGACGGAAACAGCGAAGAAAATTGCTGGTGAATGCATGCAGTTGCATGGCGGCTATGGATATATGGAGGAGTATGAGATTGCCAGACGATTCCGCGATATTCAAGTCTCAAGTATTTACGCTGGAACAAATGAAATCATGAAAACAATCATTGCCAAAAACCTGGGATTATAA
- a CDS encoding amino acid ABC transporter permease, which yields MDIRWDILAEYAPFFLEGTLLTIGLSVAGIIIGTVLGLVIGLGKILKNKFLALPFSVYITFFRGTPLLVQIMLIHFAVVPLFLGKTHAIIAAILTLSLNSAAYIAEIFRAGIQSIDKGQMEAARSLGMTHVQAMRYIILPQAIKRMIPPLGNEFIVLIKESSMASLIAAPELLYWGRAMQGQYFRVWEPYLTAALIYLVLTLSLSFLLSRLERRLATE from the coding sequence ATGGATATTCGATGGGATATATTAGCGGAATATGCACCCTTTTTTCTAGAGGGTACGTTGCTTACAATTGGACTATCAGTAGCAGGTATTATAATAGGAACAGTTCTAGGGTTAGTAATCGGATTAGGAAAAATACTGAAAAATAAATTCCTGGCACTGCCATTTAGCGTTTATATTACTTTTTTCCGGGGTACACCCTTACTTGTACAAATTATGTTGATTCATTTTGCCGTTGTTCCTTTGTTTCTAGGTAAAACGCATGCCATTATAGCAGCTATTCTTACCCTTTCACTAAATTCCGCTGCCTATATCGCTGAAATCTTTCGTGCCGGAATTCAATCGATTGATAAGGGACAAATGGAAGCCGCTCGTTCCTTAGGGATGACTCATGTACAAGCCATGCGCTATATTATCCTGCCGCAAGCGATTAAAAGGATGATTCCTCCGCTTGGAAATGAATTTATTGTATTAATAAAAGAATCCTCAATGGCATCATTAATCGCTGCACCAGAACTTTTATACTGGGGACGGGCAATGCAGGGCCAATATTTTCGTGTCTGGGAACCCTATTTGACAGCAGCCCTTATTTATCTGGTATTAACCCTTTCTCTAAGCTTCTTGTTATCGCGTCTTGAAAGGAGGTTGGCAACAGAATGA
- a CDS encoding dynamin family protein — protein sequence MNDIEVVVTGGTEMTLEYQLIQKEYYQIFINEMEQVEPIRVLGDAYQEELQKDMADLTAIRFAQGELYFHYKDYEAAIFKWETITGELGPWAKKNIADAYFETGLLSNAEDLYLAIETNNPTLNTEIALELFELYIERGKIDSAIQIIKKIINLNPDYTNVTQMAREFFETQLDWKNAVELANNEAKRTGSLDWFETVNLYVEKGVTKNFAPNYFLQALFDLFVIDQKRFEQLTVSLWVSYKNEENYFTWLKEVNHLLLNLDIKQNEDFQYLSKIHKETYFSLISGNYSIKKLEELIPDLLTNWLRLGYPAETVLASAAVLSWNELFPASISMEIVSEAERLLLMTENNMDELEECLSLFESILDWAKAHDMGENNRLKWMVEQLIDFDTQHMLVIGFSGCGKSTFVNAILGEEVQDSPTSTAVLFRDSEELCISEITDFETSQLSDLSKFQERMDRRRNAFESIIEFKQPIPFLQEQRLTLLDTPGMKGTPQDRSEVLEYLHVADTVLFVLDANTPFTDKERATLAQIHDLAPNTPVHFILNKMDTIPTEQDAYRIFDETKVAIHSFLPDARLFAFSSQYESRQQLAELREFIQSNKNIRNIADKRLAMLLFFIRSTITSLLEKRIDVENQLIDSVRWNEEVLMKLNGAVNQLKDAESQKATTITRSYKAIKESIQNEIAEVVPKMLQDCAELITDDSSFINIHVELNNEMNNRIQDYLEQVLMPKYYTALQGWITSAEEEFEESQAFLEEMSEGFNALYGEDRINPACDFRVLDDWHRDTDRMTSHFKLDKVNILLRNTPSQLLLKSAGKLFGAITQNKAMLNNRYKSFVKNEQYSETVTTVIDRFFQQFELFEKSLERDITMFFRSPHNVLNQAVEEARSEIAANQDILKKMNTNPEMFRDPLTLFEVRLRQFEWMTVAGKGVQTIY from the coding sequence ATGAATGACATAGAAGTGGTGGTTACTGGAGGGACAGAAATGACATTAGAGTATCAATTAATTCAAAAGGAATATTACCAAATTTTTATAAATGAAATGGAACAAGTTGAACCGATTCGTGTCCTAGGTGATGCTTATCAGGAAGAACTGCAAAAAGACATGGCGGATTTAACAGCCATTCGATTTGCACAGGGTGAGTTATATTTTCACTATAAGGATTATGAGGCCGCGATTTTTAAATGGGAAACCATTACGGGCGAACTTGGGCCTTGGGCGAAGAAAAATATTGCCGATGCCTATTTTGAAACGGGGCTGTTGTCTAATGCGGAGGACCTTTACCTGGCAATAGAAACAAATAATCCTACGTTAAACACAGAGATAGCACTAGAATTATTTGAATTGTATATCGAACGCGGCAAGATTGACTCAGCTATTCAGATTATTAAAAAGATAATCAATTTAAACCCTGATTATACAAATGTAACACAGATGGCCCGTGAATTTTTTGAGACTCAGCTTGATTGGAAGAATGCTGTTGAGTTGGCTAACAATGAAGCCAAACGAACAGGTTCATTAGATTGGTTTGAAACGGTAAATTTGTATGTTGAAAAAGGTGTGACCAAAAACTTTGCACCAAACTACTTCTTACAAGCACTATTTGATCTGTTTGTTATTGATCAGAAGAGGTTTGAACAACTGACAGTTTCCCTATGGGTTAGTTACAAAAATGAAGAGAACTATTTTACTTGGTTAAAAGAGGTTAATCATCTGCTATTAAATCTTGATATTAAGCAAAATGAAGACTTTCAGTACCTTTCAAAAATTCATAAAGAAACCTACTTTAGTCTAATAAGTGGAAATTATTCCATTAAAAAGTTAGAGGAACTAATACCGGATTTATTGACCAATTGGCTAAGATTAGGATATCCAGCAGAGACCGTATTAGCCTCTGCCGCTGTTCTTTCTTGGAATGAACTTTTTCCTGCAAGCATTAGTATGGAAATTGTCAGTGAGGCAGAAAGACTTCTCTTGATGACGGAAAACAATATGGATGAGCTTGAGGAGTGTTTATCGTTATTTGAATCGATCTTAGATTGGGCCAAAGCACATGATATGGGTGAGAATAACAGATTGAAATGGATGGTTGAACAATTAATCGATTTTGACACGCAGCATATGTTAGTTATTGGCTTTAGTGGTTGCGGAAAGTCGACATTTGTAAATGCAATCCTTGGAGAAGAAGTACAGGATAGCCCAACTTCTACTGCAGTGTTGTTTAGAGACTCAGAGGAATTGTGCATTTCTGAAATCACCGATTTTGAAACGAGTCAGCTCTCTGATTTATCAAAATTTCAAGAACGAATGGATCGGCGAAGGAATGCTTTTGAATCAATTATTGAATTCAAACAGCCAATCCCTTTTTTGCAGGAACAACGTCTAACTCTTCTTGATACACCTGGAATGAAGGGGACGCCGCAGGACCGCTCTGAAGTATTGGAGTATCTTCATGTCGCCGATACAGTTTTATTTGTCCTGGATGCCAATACTCCTTTTACAGATAAAGAGCGTGCCACACTAGCGCAAATACATGATTTAGCACCTAATACTCCTGTCCATTTCATATTGAATAAAATGGACACTATCCCAACTGAACAGGATGCTTATCGAATTTTTGATGAAACAAAAGTGGCGATTCATTCCTTTTTACCTGATGCCCGGCTATTTGCATTTTCATCACAATATGAAAGCAGGCAACAGTTGGCCGAATTAAGAGAGTTTATCCAGTCGAATAAAAATATTAGGAATATAGCGGATAAACGATTGGCGATGCTATTATTCTTTATCCGGTCAACGATTACGAGTCTATTGGAAAAACGAATTGATGTTGAAAATCAGTTGATTGATTCGGTACGCTGGAATGAAGAGGTGCTAATGAAATTAAACGGCGCTGTTAATCAGCTTAAGGATGCAGAGTCGCAAAAAGCAACGACGATAACAAGGTCATACAAAGCCATTAAAGAATCGATTCAAAACGAAATTGCTGAAGTAGTTCCAAAAATGCTTCAGGACTGTGCAGAGTTAATTACTGATGATAGTAGTTTTATCAATATTCATGTCGAATTAAATAATGAGATGAATAATAGAATTCAAGACTATTTGGAGCAGGTATTGATGCCGAAATACTACACCGCTCTGCAAGGCTGGATTACGAGTGCAGAAGAGGAATTCGAAGAAAGTCAGGCATTTTTAGAGGAAATGTCAGAAGGATTTAATGCTTTATACGGGGAAGACCGTATTAATCCTGCTTGTGACTTTAGGGTGCTTGATGATTGGCATCGAGATACTGACAGGATGACTAGCCATTTCAAATTAGATAAAGTGAATATTTTACTTCGAAATACTCCCTCACAACTTTTGTTGAAAAGTGCAGGGAAACTATTTGGAGCGATCACCCAAAATAAAGCAATGCTTAATAACCGGTACAAATCTTTTGTGAAAAACGAACAATATTCAGAAACTGTGACAACAGTAATTGATCGCTTTTTTCAACAGTTTGAGCTGTTTGAAAAATCATTAGAACGCGATATTACCATGTTTTTCAGAAGCCCACATAATGTGCTAAATCAAGCAGTTGAAGAAGCACGTTCTGAAATTGCAGCAAACCAAGATATACTCAAAAAGATGAATACTAATCCTGAAATGTTCCGTGACCCATTGACATTATTTGAAGTAAGACTGCGTCAATTTGAGTGGATGACCGTTGCAGGAAAAGGTGTCCAAACGATATATTAG
- a CDS encoding basic amino acid ABC transporter substrate-binding protein: MKKLKLSAIMLLAFMLILSACGTSEKSNSDEKNGTDDGKKKLRIVTDAAYAPFEYLDKGEVTGFSVDFITAVAKEAGYEFDLANTGWDPLFIELEKNIADIGISSITITDERKETYDFSVPYFLSTNKILIPKDSDIKSAEDLKDKTVAVQSATTGQEAAEGLLGKNSSQIKKFENNNLAILELKSGGADAVIADNTVIEEYVKNNPKDNFIVIEDVDAFEQEFYGLMFPKGSKLKAEFDKAVNAVLDNGTYAEIYEEWFKAEPNIKVLKDQQ, translated from the coding sequence ATGAAAAAGCTTAAATTATCAGCAATTATGCTCTTAGCTTTCATGTTGATTCTATCGGCATGCGGTACAAGCGAAAAAAGTAATTCTGATGAAAAAAATGGAACGGATGACGGAAAGAAAAAGTTGCGTATTGTCACAGATGCTGCCTATGCTCCATTTGAATACCTGGATAAGGGTGAAGTAACTGGTTTCAGTGTTGATTTCATCACTGCGGTTGCAAAGGAAGCAGGATATGAATTTGATCTTGCCAATACTGGTTGGGACCCATTGTTTATTGAACTAGAGAAGAATATTGCTGATATCGGTATTTCTTCGATAACAATTACCGACGAACGCAAAGAAACCTATGATTTTTCCGTTCCATACTTTTTATCTACTAATAAAATACTGATTCCAAAAGACAGCGATATTAAGAGTGCAGAAGATTTAAAGGATAAAACGGTAGCCGTTCAAAGCGCAACGACTGGACAGGAAGCTGCTGAAGGACTGCTTGGAAAAAATAGCAGTCAAATTAAAAAGTTTGAAAACAATAATTTAGCTATCCTCGAGCTTAAGAGCGGTGGAGCCGATGCAGTTATTGCTGATAACACCGTTATCGAAGAATATGTAAAAAATAATCCTAAGGATAACTTCATTGTTATCGAAGATGTTGATGCATTTGAACAAGAGTTTTACGGTCTAATGTTCCCAAAGGGAAGCAAGCTAAAAGCTGAGTTTGATAAGGCAGTAAATGCTGTCCTCGATAATGGGACATATGCTGAAATTTATGAGGAATGGTTTAAAGCGGAACCAAATATAAAAGTCTTAAAAGACCAACAATAG
- a CDS encoding D-2-hydroxyacid dehydrogenase, with protein sequence MQKRKLVITHEIDQNHIKQIKDLIPEWELIVGKNKEIWQKHIKDAEIIAGWKKGLEDECLAPDSKLKWLQTWSAGVDSLPLEEFESRNMAVTSANGVHVYPISETIFALMLGLTRKIHTYVKNQQAKTWHHSGMKLEMHEKTIGIIGVGAIGKEVAKISKAFGMNVLGVRHSGKPDMFVDEMYTASQLHSVLPNCDYIVVTLPLTRETHRLFGSKEFSQMKSSSFFINIGRGEIVVEEDLINALQHGTIAGAGLDVFEQEPLTIDSPLWEMDNVIITPHTSGSTEHYSKRVIENIFIPNLKTYINGNAPNINLVNFSKGY encoded by the coding sequence ATGCAAAAGAGAAAATTGGTAATTACACATGAGATTGATCAAAATCATATTAAACAAATTAAAGATCTTATCCCTGAGTGGGAATTAATTGTTGGCAAAAACAAAGAGATATGGCAAAAGCATATAAAGGATGCTGAAATTATAGCAGGCTGGAAAAAAGGGTTAGAGGATGAATGTCTCGCTCCCGATTCCAAACTCAAATGGCTCCAGACATGGAGTGCAGGAGTCGATAGCCTACCGCTTGAAGAATTCGAATCTAGAAATATGGCCGTAACTAGTGCGAATGGAGTACATGTCTATCCTATTTCAGAAACAATTTTTGCCTTAATGCTTGGCTTAACACGGAAGATACATACCTACGTGAAGAACCAACAAGCAAAAACATGGCATCACTCGGGAATGAAGCTTGAAATGCATGAAAAGACGATTGGAATCATTGGCGTTGGTGCGATAGGTAAAGAAGTAGCTAAGATTTCAAAAGCGTTTGGGATGAATGTACTAGGTGTACGCCATTCAGGAAAACCCGATATGTTTGTCGATGAAATGTATACTGCCAGCCAACTACATTCAGTACTTCCAAACTGCGATTATATCGTTGTTACCTTACCTCTTACAAGGGAAACACATCGTTTATTTGGTTCGAAGGAATTTAGCCAGATGAAGTCCTCTTCCTTCTTTATTAACATTGGCCGTGGTGAAATTGTCGTTGAGGAAGATTTAATTAATGCATTGCAACATGGAACAATCGCGGGTGCAGGTTTAGATGTGTTTGAACAAGAACCATTAACTATTGATAGTCCTCTATGGGAAATGGATAATGTAATTATCACCCCGCACACTTCAGGTTCAACAGAGCATTATAGTAAGCGGGTCATTGAAAATATTTTTATCCCAAACTTAAAAACCTATATCAATGGAAATGCGCCAAACATTAATCTTGTGAACTTTTCAAAGGGGTATTAA
- a CDS encoding DUF1761 domain-containing protein has translation MNFGDFSILAIILAVVANMVIGALWYSPILFSNIWVKALGKKMEDIDPKGANVGYLLTTLGGILTAIILSLFITLLDTVTILDGALIGFLIGLVASFRELSPTFFESRKYTLFFISAGYHIFSLTVMGIIIAAFI, from the coding sequence ATGAATTTTGGGGATTTTAGTATTTTAGCAATTATTTTGGCAGTTGTAGCGAACATGGTAATTGGAGCTCTTTGGTATTCTCCTATTCTGTTTTCTAATATATGGGTAAAAGCGCTTGGAAAGAAAATGGAGGATATTGACCCTAAGGGAGCAAACGTTGGGTATCTTTTAACAACTCTCGGCGGGATATTAACAGCTATTATCCTTTCATTGTTCATCACCTTATTAGATACTGTTACCATTTTGGATGGTGCATTAATTGGATTTCTTATAGGTTTAGTTGCCTCTTTCAGAGAATTATCTCCAACCTTCTTTGAAAGCCGCAAATACACTTTATTTTTCATTAGTGCTGGCTACCATATCTTTTCGCTTACTGTCATGGGTATAATCATTGCTGCTTTCATTTAG
- a CDS encoding long-chain fatty acid--CoA ligase: MNIGNLLSQNARKFPELLAIECEGRSYTYRQFNEEVNKLANGLLEKGVNKGEKVALMMKNSDHFVFSFFAIAKIGAVAVPVNFRLTSSEVQYILEQADAVAVVCDKEFEDTIAVASESSDVRMVITIGEPSRENYLSFESALSNNDNEPEVTVNEQDDLEILYTSGTTGRPKGALFDHNRVFKVGIAVTINMGLRPHERILHVAPLFHSAQLNLFLISGVALGATHIIHRDFHPVKTLQAIQEHKITHFFGVPAMFNFLLQVPNVAEYDLSSIRRCGYGAAPMAPELVKKSIQLFKTDQFYNLCGLTEGGPGGILLDPEGHEHHLGKGGKAIFLTESRVVNEKGFDVKPGVVGEFIIKSEMVMKEYYKKPEETKSTIKDGWLYTGDLATIDEEGYITLVDRKKDMIITGGENVYSVEVEGVLFEHPAILDAAIIGLPDEVWGEVVCAIIVPKEGAVIDEEELKSFCRQKLAGFKVPRKIVIEEQLPRNASGKILKYQLRQKMNQMSHK, encoded by the coding sequence GTGAACATTGGTAACCTATTGTCTCAGAATGCCCGTAAATTTCCTGAACTGCTTGCAATTGAATGTGAAGGAAGGAGCTATACGTACCGTCAATTTAATGAAGAGGTCAACAAACTTGCAAATGGTTTGTTAGAAAAAGGTGTGAACAAGGGTGAAAAGGTTGCTTTAATGATGAAAAACTCTGACCATTTTGTTTTCAGTTTCTTCGCGATTGCAAAAATTGGAGCTGTAGCAGTACCCGTAAACTTCCGCTTAACCTCTTCTGAAGTTCAATACATATTGGAGCAAGCAGATGCTGTTGCAGTCGTTTGCGACAAGGAGTTTGAAGATACGATTGCAGTTGCTTCAGAATCTAGTGATGTACGTATGGTGATTACCATTGGCGAACCAAGTAGGGAAAACTACCTATCGTTTGAAAGCGCTTTATCTAATAATGACAATGAGCCAGAGGTAACTGTCAATGAACAGGACGACTTAGAAATTTTATACACCTCAGGAACAACGGGCCGACCGAAGGGGGCTCTATTTGATCATAATCGAGTCTTTAAAGTGGGAATCGCTGTCACGATAAACATGGGCCTTCGTCCTCATGAGCGTATTTTACATGTTGCACCACTATTCCACTCAGCACAACTAAATCTATTCCTAATCTCAGGTGTTGCCCTAGGTGCAACGCACATCATTCATCGTGATTTCCATCCAGTAAAAACACTACAAGCCATTCAAGAACACAAAATCACTCACTTTTTTGGAGTCCCGGCGATGTTTAATTTTCTTTTACAAGTACCCAATGTAGCTGAATACGATTTGTCGTCTATCCGTAGGTGTGGGTATGGGGCCGCACCAATGGCGCCAGAGCTTGTGAAAAAAAGTATCCAGCTATTTAAGACTGACCAGTTCTATAATCTTTGTGGTTTGACCGAAGGTGGACCTGGTGGAATTCTCCTTGATCCAGAAGGACATGAGCACCATTTAGGCAAAGGCGGGAAAGCAATCTTCTTAACCGAATCACGTGTCGTAAATGAAAAAGGATTTGACGTAAAGCCAGGAGTGGTTGGTGAATTTATCATAAAAAGCGAAATGGTTATGAAAGAGTACTATAAAAAGCCAGAGGAAACAAAAAGTACGATTAAAGACGGTTGGCTGTATACCGGTGATTTAGCAACGATTGATGAAGAGGGATATATCACGCTTGTTGATCGGAAAAAGGACATGATTATCACTGGAGGAGAGAATGTCTATTCCGTTGAAGTGGAAGGTGTTCTTTTTGAGCACCCAGCAATATTGGATGCAGCGATTATTGGTTTGCCTGATGAAGTTTGGGGAGAAGTGGTATGTGCAATCATCGTACCCAAAGAAGGGGCGGTTATTGATGAAGAGGAGTTAAAGAGCTTTTGTCGTCAAAAACTTGCTGGCTTTAAGGTGCCGAGGAAAATTGTCATAGAGGAACAGCTGCCAAGAAATGCATCAGGAAAAATACTAAAATATCAACTTCGTCAAAAAATGAACCAAATGTCGCATAAGTAG
- a CDS encoding fatty acid--CoA ligase: protein MTTIGKIFDLTVKKFPNKEAIYDVRKNIRFTYMEWNEQVNRLANALLKEGVKKGDRVSAFTFNTEELGTAFFACAKLGAIFNPINFRLMPEEVAYIIADAMPKVVLFEKALEPVIAAIENRFEATSFWFIDEEAPAYAASYQDKLAAAPVDVVEVEVDENDIYAFIYTSGTTGRPKGVMHSHRNMVDQSLLCIAAGKLESEDVGLVTAPMFHCAELHCAFLPRIHVGARNVILHQFNPKVILQLIGQEKITKFFAAPTMWNMILQEDLSQYNIESLKLGLYGAAPMAPSLVHAVHDRLGISLIQAYGMTEMGPAITFLSENDQLRKAGSAGQAALSHDIRIVRTREDGPSDPDDVVPAGETGEIIVKGPCMMLGYFGREEATEKAMYKGWYHSGDIGYLDEEGYLFVNDRVDDMIISGGENIYPREVEDVLHAHEGVLDVAVIGQPDDRWGETVTAFIVKKDPNLTEEDLENYCKNSDSLANYKRPRKYVFCEALPRNASGKILKFVLRKELKEILSQG, encoded by the coding sequence ATGACAACGATTGGAAAAATATTTGATTTAACGGTGAAAAAATTTCCGAATAAGGAAGCTATTTACGATGTGAGAAAGAATATTCGTTTTACCTACATGGAATGGAATGAGCAGGTTAATCGCTTGGCAAATGCATTGTTGAAGGAAGGAGTAAAAAAAGGTGACCGTGTTTCTGCCTTCACCTTTAATACAGAAGAATTAGGGACTGCCTTTTTTGCTTGTGCTAAGCTCGGTGCTATCTTCAATCCGATTAATTTCCGTTTAATGCCTGAAGAGGTAGCCTATATTATTGCAGATGCAATGCCAAAGGTTGTTCTTTTTGAAAAAGCCTTGGAACCTGTCATTGCTGCTATTGAAAATCGATTTGAAGCAACTTCTTTCTGGTTTATAGATGAGGAGGCACCAGCCTATGCAGCTAGTTATCAGGATAAACTTGCAGCGGCTCCTGTAGACGTTGTTGAGGTTGAAGTAGATGAAAATGATATTTACGCGTTTATCTATACAAGTGGAACAACTGGAAGACCAAAAGGAGTTATGCACAGTCACCGAAACATGGTGGACCAAAGTTTACTCTGCATTGCAGCTGGAAAACTCGAATCGGAGGACGTAGGTCTTGTGACAGCACCAATGTTCCATTGTGCTGAGTTACATTGTGCTTTTTTACCTAGAATCCATGTTGGTGCAAGAAATGTAATTCTCCACCAATTTAATCCAAAGGTAATCCTGCAATTAATTGGCCAGGAAAAAATCACGAAATTCTTTGCAGCACCTACTATGTGGAATATGATTCTTCAAGAGGATTTAAGTCAATATAATATTGAAAGTCTAAAGCTTGGTTTATACGGCGCAGCCCCAATGGCACCATCACTTGTTCATGCTGTTCATGACAGATTAGGTATTTCTTTAATCCAAGCTTATGGGATGACAGAAATGGGTCCAGCGATTACCTTTTTGTCAGAGAATGACCAGCTTAGAAAAGCTGGTTCTGCAGGTCAAGCCGCATTAAGTCATGATATTCGGATTGTCCGCACAAGGGAGGACGGACCATCAGACCCTGATGATGTCGTTCCAGCGGGAGAGACCGGGGAAATCATCGTTAAAGGTCCTTGTATGATGCTTGGCTACTTTGGGCGTGAAGAAGCGACCGAAAAGGCAATGTATAAAGGCTGGTACCATTCAGGTGACATTGGATATCTTGATGAGGAAGGATATCTGTTTGTAAATGACCGTGTAGATGATATGATTATCAGCGGTGGAGAGAATATTTACCCTCGTGAAGTAGAAGATGTTTTACATGCACATGAGGGGGTACTAGATGTCGCTGTGATTGGTCAACCAGACGATCGCTGGGGCGAAACAGTTACAGCATTTATTGTGAAAAAGGATCCTAATCTAACCGAAGAAGATCTTGAGAATTATTGCAAAAATAGCGACAGTCTTGCGAATTACAAACGCCCACGTAAATACGTATTTTGTGAAGCACTGCCACGTAATGCAAGTGGGAAAATCCTAAAATTCGTTCTGCGGAAGGAATTGAAAGAGATTCTTTCACAGGGATAA